taaaatattctttctcctcctttttttctgtatccattttctctttctttcttctgtcGTCtactttcctcctcttcttccttccgTATCTCCAATACCCACCGCTGCCATTCTCGCAGCTCACCCAGATCTCTTCGGATAGAACTTCACCACATCCCCTGGCGATATCTCTCCCAGGTGGAACTTCATTGCATCCCCACCATTGGACGTGGAGTCGTGGGCACGGAGGAGTGCGACAAGCAGGGCGAGGGGAGCACGCTGGAGGGCCGGGGGTGGTGCCAGAGGCACAACGGGCAGGAGGCTACAGGGGAGGGGAGCACAGAGCAACGGCAGGTAGCACGATCACAAGAGGGTTGGGGGAGGCGGAGCAAGCGGCGGAGGTGCTGCGTAGGGGGGTGGGGGTTCATGTTCGACTGGAGCCACGAGGGAAAGAgagatttagtttttttttttatgagtacagtttcattcaaatattttattatcaaattatcaaatatttgatAATCTGCACAGCCACTCTTTCTAAAGCAATTTGGATTGCCATCTAAAGAACTACCAAATGTAGTTTCCGATGGGTCTCTTTAAATCATCAGCATtctgatagattgccagctaccaaatgcaacctaaaaTTATATATGCACTAATATATGTACATGCTGCAGAGATAGTTTAGATTCTCGAGTAGACGCTGTTAAGAAGAGTAGAAATAACAGAATGAAGTGGATACTCCAAAAacttaataaatattaatattttattaagctttattttttattttaaaaaaataaaaatatttaaaaaaatggaGTTGAATCTTGCGATGGATattatcaataaatattttctttGGTCCTTACCTTGAATGATTTTAATTTATGTATAGTTAGATGGTTTTAcgatataagaaatattttgaaattatttttgttacaATGACGCATGCATTCATGTGTAATCTATTCTAAATAATTACTTaaataaaatatagattttttaCTTCTTATTTTCAAGCTTTAAATTTTGTGTTTCTTAAGAAATGAGTCCACATTAGATAATTTCTTCGGCATCATATGCCACATGGGCATCTCCAATAAGTCataattgaaattagatatttcaCGATTTGATATATAATTGACATAtagtaatttaaaatatataaaatattattttttttaaattaaatatttatgtatAAGCTATTCTAAATAAGTTAACTTAAACAAAATATGAAATTTTCATTTATGACCTTTTTAAGTTTTAACATCTATGGCATGCCTAcgaaaaaaatatgttataactATTAGCAAATTTTAAATATGTTATacctataagcaaattttaaccATAAATTTAATTGAATGCTCAAAGAaagataataaattatttaatctctaGCCATTTGTATGTTTTCCTACTACAGCTTATGACATACTAataatactaatataataatGTAAAACTTGAAATATCAACCAACGATAAATTTACCATCTCAGTGGAAGGATTAAACACTAAATGGCGTTATTTCATTTTACATACACGTAGATAATGATATGTAGGAAACATTAATGGTGCCAACAAGTGAGGTTGCTAAAATTACTGGAATCTAGGAATTAGAAACCAATGACATGAGTTTGATTGCCATCCTTACCTTGATTTAATTCACCATCATCGGTCTTTAGTAAACTAAAacagggaagagagaaaaagtatAGCACATGGCAGTGTTTAGATTCGGATTCCCCCGAATGGGAAAATGATGTCAATTTTTACGTCACGTGCCTGGCACATGCAAATTCTAGTTTGCAGGATATTTCGGTAGTTTCTTGGAGAACAGATGGGCGCTTTGGTATCCAACCGTGGAAATATTAGTCACCGGCGACTCCGGGACCCACCATCCATGGACGACTTGCCCAGTCTCCGTGGATGTAGACTTAAAACGCCGGGCTGCGTCCACTCCTCTTAACCCACATCCTCTCTCGCTGGATGACACCAAAATCGGCTCCGGTTCGACGAATCAGCTCCCAAAATGCTTCCACGACCCTTTCATGGACCAACCATTACCTGACACGTGCACAAAATTACGTGTAATAGTTTCGACAAAAATCCATGGGAGTTCAGAGGACCAACTTTGGATTCTCCAATGGGGAGTCAAATGTTTGCGAGGGTGCTTTCACAAGAAGTGGACATACAGTACAGGTCTTGTTCTACGACCCCAGGTCAAAGAATTGACTGACTTcttaaccaaaaaaaaagggcATTGACTGACTTCAAAGGATGCTTCGTTGAACAACGGGTTCATCAGATCTATCGCACATATCGCTTGGTAGACGTTTCGCACAAAACAAATCATGTTCTAGTTTTTGTCTTTTTGAAAGGGCTAGAGAAATGGAGGGAAGCCCACTCGATAGAATACCCAATCTGATGCAGAGCAAGGGAATGTGAAATTTCCACCCCTTAGCTTCTTCAGTTTGGAAGAAAGGGTGCAACAACTCACAGATCAAAACTCAGGTCACGAGATGTGAAGCATTCGAGGGTAATTAGCACGTACCATGGATGGGGAATAAGAATTAATAGTTTTGATATGAGAGAAGAGTATGcagaatttatttttgatttgctAACGATGTCAACCTAGTTTGAAATAATTGAAATCACTTGCGACTCCATTGAAATTCTAATATAACATATCATCTAATTCGACATGTGCTAGCTAGGTCAGCTGTAGTCTTGTTGAAATCACTAGTTATCTAGGTTCAATCTCACCCTTAACTTataatacacacacatacacacacaaagCAAGCAAAATAATCACAGAATGTTTTACAATATATGAGTTTGATATTAAATTTGACAGATAGTAAAAAAAAATGACATAATTGTTATGTCTTTGCCTTTAAAGCTCAGAAACATTTACaaacttttaaaaattaaaaacccAGAAACTAAGCAAAACAGTGCACCTCTCTTCAACTATTCACCACATATAAATACAATTTCATACAATAATTAAggcaaaaaaataagaataaaaaaattaacaagTATCAAAAGCTGCCCCCAATTCCTCCTtttgtgtctttttttttttctttcaaattttttttcccaaaaaaaaaaaaaaaaagacacaccAGAATCTCCCTTTCTTATCCCTCATCTCCCATACGCCCTTTTGGAGAACACAACCAGCACCCTCACAGAAATCCAATCTGTACACGCACTCCTCAAATTAGCCTGCTCCCATAATACCAACAATGAAAACAGAAAAATCACAGGATGCCACGTAAACTAGCCCCGGTAATCGTCACGCTGCCACGAATCCAACGGCGGGGAACACTTACTTTAACTTGCATCGAGATTCGCGCAACAGATTCGATCATCCCTTCCGGCCGGGCCGCCCTCCGCCTCCTACCGCCGCGGCCGAGCTCCCGCCGCCGAGAGCGACGGCGGCGGACTCCACGTGGGCGAGAAGATACTCGTATATCTTCTTCCTCAGACgttcgatcgtctcctccggcacgCCTCCCCCTTCGCCGCCTCCGTCCTCCGCCTCCGCCGCCTGCCCTTCCCTCCGCCGCCCGATCCTGTCCAACCAATCGTTCACCTTCTTCAGCTGTGACAGCATCCCGGCCACCTGCTCCCGATCCCACGGCCCTGGGGCCGCCACGTCCGCATCCAGAAACCTCTCCACGAACCCCAGGAACCACCCCTCCCCTCCTCACTCAGCACCCGCGCCAGCTCCGCCCCCTCCTCCAGCCCTCCACCGCGAGCCCACTCCGGTGGCGGTGACCGCGGGGCCGCCGTTCCCCGCGCCTTCCCATTGGAGGTCGTAGCCGGCGACGGCTTCCCCGATCCAGAACTCACAGGCACTGCAGGCGGAGGCGCCCGAGATTTGGCCTTGGAGGAAGCTGCCGTGGTTTTGGAAGGGCCGTCGAGGACCACCGCCAACGAGGtggaggcggcggcggcggcggagagCGGCGGAAGGTGGGGCTTGTGGTGGTAGAGGGAGAAGGGGGAGAGGTCGGTGGCGAGGGCGGCGTGGACCCAGGTGTTGGCGCGCCGGCGCTTGTCGGCGCAGATCTTGAGGGATTCCTCTGGAATGGGGTTACCCGCCGGGGCCTGGTCCGGTGAGGTTACCGCAGTCTTGGCGAGGGAGTCGGTGACGAGGGAGGCGCGGGAGAGGGAGGCGTGGAGGGCTAGGAACTGCTCCACCGCCGGCTGGGGGTTATCCTCCTTCGCGGTGGACGTTACTTCTGCGTACATGCTGCAAGCAAATGCACCCTATAAGCAACAGTTTCAGTTCAGAATTTATCAGTGCCTACATGTGTTCGTCAGTGTGTGAGGAACAAAAAGGggagggaaaaaagaaaagaaaagaaaaaaaattcaaagaccaCAGCAAAGTTTCAAATGGCATTTTATCAAGTGCAAGACATTTGACAACTGTGGGTATGTAAACTTTGTCGATAATTTTTAGCAATTGAAGAGCTGCAAAGTTGCAAACATTAAAGATTAGTGGTAGCTACTAATGCCGTTCTTTTGGAGTATATGTGGTTCACAAGTGAAATAGGAGATGATAGACAAATATTTACCATTCTAAATGACATATTTCACTTGCAAAATGAGCCAACATTGTAGGAGTTAAACAATGGAAAAGAAAGAAACCGTACACAGATTTTATTCTCCAAGATAATCTCAAGGATCAAACTATATTCAGTTTCCATACTGCCTTCACATAAAGATGAGAAATCCATTTTCTCACAGGCCATCCTTTACAAAGTCTACAAATTTGCAAATAAATACTCTTTGTCAAGCTCAGAGTGATGGTACCTCTTTCAGAAATTGGAGGTATCATGTTCGCTTGTACTACCTAGCTGTGACTATCCTTGTCACTCAGAAATCAAAAGATTACAGGCCCACCTTTATCACTAACTCCGACATGAGTATAGCAGATGAAGGCTATCACACAGATACAGGGCACTTTGGTATTTAAGAATGACCAAATTCCACTGAAAAAGCTTGAAAGCCAGTAAACGAGGTATGGGGGAGGGGGCCTAAAGTCTACTCAGATTTTTGAATAACAATTTATAAATACTCCATCAAAATCATAAGTTAGTGAATACATAACATATTTCCATCCCTATTATCTCAGCATGTTCAAGATGCACATCCTTACGACAGAATTATGTGACCCCCACAATGGGTGTACAGAACCATACCCACAACGAAAGCATAGAAGTTGAGAAAATTCTGCTCTGATTGTCTTAGTAATATAAATGGCATCTACGAATTTGAACAAccagtttatttttcaaaaatttgatcataatAATGAAATTAAGCAGATCCACACACCAAATTGTTTGAATATATTAACCAGTGTCAATATGCACTCAAACAACCAGTTCTAGCAACTACACTAATAAGATCAAACATACTATGAAAAGATAAAACTCGTTTCTGGACCATCTTCAAAAGCACCTGCAAATCTGTCTCACAGAGCCTCAATATCTCAAATTAAGAgaatagatcataaaatactaaaaaaaatcaaCTATCAAAACTTCATAGTGGCAGGATAATTTGTTCGTTGGACAGCAAGATCTAAGTAGGCTTACAAAATAAGTGGGCATATGGTTAAGTGCAAGACTGTTATGTTACATTAGACTTATCATGGATGGAGCAGATTGCTTCAAGATAGCAAAGCATAATAGAAAAATTCATATCAACGCTTCTATAGTAGAACAGGAAGAAGCTCAAATGAATTCATGTTTAGGATAAAAGAAAAATGTGGATAGGAATTAAATGCAGAAGTATAAATGAAAATAACTCGAAGTGTAATGCCTTCAGCTCTTGTCAAGTGGAGAAGCGCTGCAAATTACCAAATACAGGTAATTACCTTAAGCATCTAATCAAGCTCTCTGCAGCAGAGGCTTCTTGCAAAGCCTGAATAGCAGCTACTTGTGCAGCATCCCTATACTTCAAAACCTCCTAAATAAAACATAAAACATCAGAACAAATGAATCACTAAACCAGTGAAGTAAGAAATCAGTGTGCAAAAGTCTAGTACATACACAATAAGGTGGTTTACCAGAAGGCCATATAGCTATACCGACCAGGCTGGTTTACCATAAGATGGTAATAACAAAAAACAAGACCTCATGAGATGGTTGTTATATATGTGCTATGATGATAGTTATAAGCTAAAAATAGAAGATACATAATGTTCATGTATGAGCAAAAAACTGATGTGCAACAATTTTAACCCACCTATTCTAATAAGAACTCTGAAATTTTCATGTTACATGATATTACATAGCATACCTTTCCGAGTTTTGCAAGAGATGATGGAAGTGATGCCCATGAAACACTACCATCTGTCCATCTTTTGCTATTAGAGACAAACTTGACTAAGCTAGCGAGATTAAGATTGTTAGTAGCCTCTTGTGTCTTCTTTATGATAGAAGCCCGTTgtttatttgacctatccgaatcaTCTGAAGCTGCATTTGCAGTTCCCTTCTTCACAGGAGTTTGAACATTATTATCCTCTTTACATAAAGACTTCTCATTTGATGGAGTTTTTATTCGAGGAACCTGCAAGTTTGAATAAGTGaataaataaagaataagatGTTCCAATTATATGGATTATCAAGCACCATGGAGCAACTTGAATTTTCATATTTTAGTTTTATCTAACAATAATGAAAGAGGAATCCATGCAAATGAAACCTTCAATAAAAAACACAGTAATAATTTAGCATAATGATAATGGACCAAAAAGAATGATTATAATTATCAAACTCCATAAATTATCATCCATAAGGCCAGGCTATGTTACTTATTTTAAACCCAGAAATCCTGCATTATGTAAAGCATGTGAAAGAggaaaccattttttttttttccgtgcaCACTTTGCTGATTAAGTGACACATCAATAAGCAGAAACATAACCAACCACCAGGATACAagcatacataaaaataaaaagaagaaaaaaagtagGCATGTTTTGGTACTTTTGCAGAAATCAAAGAGAATCTCAACCAAATTATTAGTTAGAAACATATCTGACATGATTGTTCAAAATTCAACAACTCCTGTAATATCCATAGAAAGACTAGTTAAACAAAAAGGACAAGAATCCACCAAATTGCTGTTTCAGAATTTTATCTAACATGATCAACATAAGCCAAAGTCATTTGACGCAATCCAGATATCATCAACATCAATCATTTAACTAGCAATTTAGTTCATTATATTATCTAAATaaacttacatcataatttgaagATCCAAAAgaccaaaaaaacaaaagaagctTGCTAGCTTTACCCATCTTCAAGATGCAGAAAGAGGATTCAAAATTTATATGCAAGAGAATGAATCCAGAGTCTCAATTAACTCACAGAAGCACTTCGAGTCTCAGATTTTGTCTCAAGTTTGCCTGCCTTTGAGTTAGAATGACCCCTCCCTTTCGTCTCCATACTTCCTTCCCAGCTCCTTCTCAAAGCTCTGGGACTTGATTCAATGCCTGGCACCAAATTCCGAGTAGAATTTCCAGCAGCTGCCTTCCTGCCAGCTGTGGTAACCTTTAAAATGGATGCTGTCCTCTCCAACAAAACCAACTGTGAAGATGCTGGCTTTTCTAGCCCTTTAATTTTTGCTTGCTGTTTAAGATCATTGGAGAACTTCTCAAATGATGCAGGCAATGAATAAACACTTGTCGGGGATGAAGGTATTGACCTTGAGTTCATTGATCTTGATCTCACACCCATAGCTTCCTTTGTCTCCAATTTGCCATTCGCTGCTTGTTTCGAGAGTGCAGAGCTTGACTTACTGAGCAGCGCCTTTTCCTTTTCAACCTCCTCAGTTCTAATAGTTCCATTCTGTTTCCCCaatttgttcttctctttttctgaaGACAGTTTAGCATCATCCTTTGAGCCATTAGACAGCCGAGGTTTTTCAGTACCAAGGAAACCCAGGGAACTGGTGGCCACAATATCCTCAGGGTGTCCTACACAAGGATGGCGGCCAGGGACTGGCCTTACACCCCTAAGGATGGGTACAGGGGAGGCTGCTTCAAGGCGGTCAACATAAATGAACTGTCCCAATTGTATCTTATCACTTAAGATAAGGTCATCATGCTCATCAGGTAGGGATACATAGGTAGCATGGGAAGAATCAGAGACCTTAAGGTAGAAGCCTCGGTTTGAGAAGAGGTCACTGCCAGCAAGGGCTGGAACAATGCTGACAACTTGAAGGAGAGACGAGCGGTGTTCACCGGCAACCTTGACATCTGTATTCATGTGCTGGAAGAGCTTAAGGAGGACCCCAGGGACCAGTGAAGCCATTTGGTGCTGTCTTTAAAGTGCATTACACTAGAaacatttaagaaaaaaataaattgatattagAATGCATTTCATTTGGAAGGAATTCAATGAACCTGCAGGTGGTAACGATGAATTGTTTAATGATGCCAATACTCAGCAACTGCGATCTGATGGACCATTTTTAAGCATTAGATGAAATCTATATCCAAAAGGCAATGAACTACCTGAATCACATCATCTACCACAACTAATAATAAAGCTACTTAACAGAGAAATCGAGACAAGCAAACAATTATTTTGAGCTTTGATAATGCAGATTCCAGATCAATTCagaggttcaaaaaatttatcacattAAACCATTTGTTCAGTTTAAGACTTCAGatgctctaaaaaaataaaataggaaaCCTAATGTTTGAACTAAATTCATTGCATCGTTCCCAGGATCTTTGAAAACTAGAATAAAATGCAAAAACAGCAAAACCCTCTTGAGAAATAAATGTGATGGTTAGTTTTTTAATCAGATAGTTCCATGCAGCTGACAAGAAAGAAACTTGGAAAACTCGGGTAGAGCAAAGATAGTGACTTTCAATAAGCTAAAAACATTGTCTATTCTGAAGAAATGAAATTCTCAGAGGGACGGATACGAAAGAAACTTACATCTCAATTTCTTGGGTTTTCATTCAATAATTTGGGACATAGAACTATAGAATCCATCCATGACTTAAAGAGTAAGGAAGGAGAATTGGCTTGAAAGCAAACTCAGGTAGAATAGAATAAAAAAGATGTTGACTcagaatagatcaaatctattatataACAGAAATCAACAAAAGATTGTGATAAAACCATGTGTCACTATATAGATTCCAACTATTGATGTATAACCAAAtacagaaaaaaatatgaaaattttggACTGCAGGATCTGTCACAAATTGTAATAGAATGTTGATGATCGGCAAAatctagaattgaaaataaggaGCCTTAGGTATGAGTCGATTGGTACATAGAGATTTCACCTTCAAAGAGAATATAAACCATCGAATCATCAGAGAATTTAAGATAGAAACATTCTTTAAAAAAACTAGACAGAAAACGCAAGCTTTAGAGGGTTCTCTTTTCTGGCCTATAAAATAGTGACACACAGAGACCCTCAAATCTATCAGAAATAGTCCCTGCGAGAACCATTgcaaatcaaaaatataataaactGCAAAATAAAAACTTTACCATGCAATAAACAAGATATAAAGCCAAGAATTTTCTGACTAATTCGAACCGAATGAATATGATGCTGGCTTCTACTGGATACAAGGTACAAGCTTATAAGGTATTCAAGGGAAAGATATTTCTTGTAGGGGCCCGTACCAGAAAAAATTCGCTTTTAAGTTTAGCAGTTAGCAGCTATAATTTAGGGAATAGGTCCATTCCTCACTTAAAAAACAAGGAATAGAGAATTGCCTTGAAAGCAAACTCGGTCCAAATAGATCAGATTGAGACAATGAAGGGACCACTATTGTTTACAGAACATAAAGAATAACACAGTTCCCAGTAAAAACCATGTGAGGATATATGAAgatcaaaaaaaagagaagacaaGGAAAGCAATCATAGAGTTAGATAGACAACAGAGAATCGGGTGAGGACAACAAAGACTTCGACATTGAGGCGATCGACGATGATAAAAATGCAATCACTCGATGGATAGAAGGGAAAATTTTTCTTCAGGGGTTTGACTGAATCACAGATGTGAGAAGAAAAGATTTGGTTCTAGAAGCCCGGAAGGAAATTATTTAATTGGAAATCCAGAGACATTCCTCACAGTAAATGACGGTCTTTTCGATCTGATGCACCGGATCATACCATCAGAAACGAAGCAAAGTTGCGGTTTAATAAAAGAGCACGTTTTCCTAAAATCCCGGATGCAAAAATCCCATCTTTTGAACAAATTTCACAATTTTTTGCCGAACTCAATCAGATcacagagaaggaaaagaaaagatctttttcaAGCTACAGAGATCACAAAGATGAATAACAGACTGTTCAGCAATTCCACatcaaaaaatcaactaaaaGAAGAGATTTAAAACCGCTCTTTCAATCTCTTTACAGATATTGTACCAAAAGAAATCTCCTTACAGATCCAAAACGAAGAAAAACGGCATAAAATCATCAAAAGCGCCAACCTTTTTGCGCTCTCCAGTGGAAACTCCCAATCCCCAATACCCGGAGCCGGAACGAAACGAAAAGGACCCTCCTCTCCCGATATCGAGACCGAAAAGCGCTTGATCTTTCCCTTTCTCCGTCATAAATCGGCTCGCCAGAAGAGACAGCGACGGAAAACCACCCCCGTAGAATCCCAATTCGGCGGGGCACGAGCCGAGAATAGAGCGGGAGTAAATTTAAAACCCTTATTCCCGTGATACGACCGAATCTGGGATAACCGCCCCGCTCCCTACCACCCTCCCCTCTCCACTCTCCACCGTTTACACTGCAACCGAGATCACGTCCTCGAATCCATAAAAGCGACCACAGAAGACTTCCAGAcccaccccctcctctctctccctctcccccctctctttctcctcttctcctctctctctattaAAGCAGCGATGGTGAACGGAGCTGCCAGCCCAGACTTGGCACAGACAAACGAATTCTGGCACTCTGAATCTCTCTCATACTCTCCAGTTTCATTAAAGAAAAAGCCAGAAGTCTCCATCtgctacaaaaataaataaaagattaaaaatttagACCGTCGTTTAGGCATCATTTTCATTTTTTACATCTTTTAGAATCATGAAATTACTGATTGTAGCGGTCGTAAAATTAAAAagctttaattttttattttagaatattattttaccttttatactttaaaaataaaataatagtatctAATATGTTTTTTATTTTCGTTTATGgggtttattattaaaaatagaaaataaaagtgaTGCCAAGCACGTCTTCCACACTTAGCTTCGAGCAACCTTCTACCGCCACGTGTTATGTTACGAGTAGTTCCGTAATTCCCAATGAATCGCACCGATGCTCCTCCGGTGCCGTATGGCACGGGGCTCTCCATGGGTTTGGTAACATGCTTGGGCCCCGAAGCACTATTAGGAAAAGTTAAAATAAGAATGAAGCAGAGGGCTCGACGGTTACCTGAACAAGTGCGGCGTTGCGGAGTAGGACGTTATTTTCTcggttgttattattattattttattttattttattttatttattatatatataatatttttttattatttaaaaaaaaaatttttttcttcctctcctaCTCTCTCCGCGCCCGTCTCCTCTACCACATCGCCCATTCGCACGCTCTCCTCTATGCCGATCTTGCTTCCGGACCTGCCGAAACTCCCATCTCTATCTTCTCCCGCCGGCCGCCGCCACCTCTACCTTTTCCTTCACCACGCCCCCGGCGGCGAGCCATGCTTAGCGGAATCGACGTGTGCGGCGACCTGTATTCGGATCAGCAATCCGGACCTCTATCATGGTGGCGATCTCTCCATTCACCGACCGCTCCGGCTAGAAGATTCCAACTCCATGACGAATTTCGTTGGTTGGCGGTGCCGCTATCTCTCCATCGACGTTCGATAGCGACGTTCACTCGACTTCAATTAATTTCGAGCCCATGGCATCATCGGATTCTGGCGCATTTGATCGAGtctatgaatgcaagaaagcgGGACGTTGTGTGAGACGACGCGCTTCGAAGATCTCTTGTTTTTTTTGAATCAAAGTTACCCNNNNNNNNNNNNNNNNNNNNNNNNNNNNNNNNNNNNNNNNNNNNNNNNNNNNNNNNNNNNNNNNNNNNNNNNNNNNNNNNNNNNNNNNNNNNNNNNNNNNATGCTTGGGCCCCGAAGCACTATTAGGAAAAGTTAAAATAAGAATGAAGCAGAGGGCTCGACGGTTACCTGAACAAGTGCGGCGTTGCGGA
Above is a genomic segment from Elaeis guineensis isolate ETL-2024a chromosome 1, EG11, whole genome shotgun sequence containing:
- the LOC105035184 gene encoding LOW QUALITY PROTEIN: uncharacterized protein (The sequence of the model RefSeq protein was modified relative to this genomic sequence to represent the inferred CDS: inserted 1 base in 1 codon); the protein is MASLVPGVLLKLFQHMNTDVKVAGEHRSSLLQVVSIVPALAGSDLFSNRGFYLKVSDSSHATYVSLPDEHDDLILSDKIQLGQFIYVDRLEAASPVPILRGVRPVPGRHPCVGHPEDIVATSSLGFLGTEKPRLSNGSKDDAKLSSEKEKNKLGKQNGTIRTEEVEKEKALLSKSSSALSKQAANGKLETKEAMGVRSRSMNSRSIPSSPTSVYSLPASFEKFSNDLKQQAKIKGLEKPASSQLVLLERTASILKVTTAGRKAAAGNSTRNLVPGIESSPRALRRSWEGSMETKGRGHSNSKAGKLETKSETRSASVPRIKTPSNEKSLCKEDNNVQTPVKKGTANAASDDSDRSNKQRASIIKKTQEATNNLNLASLVKFVSNSKRWTDGSVSWASLPSSLAKLGKEVLKYRDAAQVAAIQALQEASAAESLIRCLSMYAEVTSTAKEDNPQPAVEQFLALHASLSRASLVTDSLAKTAVTSPDQAPAGNPIPEESLKICADKRRRANTWVHAALATDLSPFSLYHHKPHLPPLSAAAAASTSLAVVLDGPSKTTAASSKAKSRAPPPAVPVSSGSGKPSPATTSNGKARGTAAPRSPPPEWARGGGLEEGAELARVLSEEGRXWFLGFVERFLDADVAAPGPWDREQVAGMLSQLKKVNDWLDRIGRRREGQAAEAEDGGGEGGGVPEETIERLRKKIYEYLLAHVESAAVALGGGSSAAAVGGGGRPGRKG